aaacttcgatcccccattgtggccccaccctacccccgggggtcatgaatttcacaactttgaatctacactacctgaggatgcctccacacaattttcagctttcctggctttctggttcttgagaagaagatttctgaaaatttctcgaaatttttcattaatttctaattatctccccttgaaaacgggtgtggcccttaattttcacaactttgaatcccctttgcctaagaatgatttgtgccaagtttggttgaaattggcctagtagttcttgagaagatgttgaaaatgtgaaaagtttatggacagacggatggacggacggacgacagacaaaatgtgatcagaatagctcacttgagctttcagctcaggtgagctaaaaaagagtataaaatgaaaaaaaaataatgaagtgcAATGACCATCTTAAGAATTAATAAAACTATCTTAGTTTGTCCTGAAACCCCTAGCTAGTGTGCTGAATTTAAAGTTTCAGAAAactataaattatattataatggGGCTCTAAATTGTCCATAACTGTTGAAAAGCATGGTTCACAACTCATAATAGGTACTTTTTTGGCAActgaaaaattaatacatgtattccaaaTATAAATTTCCAAACTCAACAATTATTTGAAAGTCATTTTCACAAACCATGTTCAAAATGTACAATCTGATTGCATGAGGGAAAGATCATACATGTTCATTAATGTAAAGACCAATGTGAGTAAAGCATACATTCAGGTGTTGACCTTTGATGTAACCTTTTATTAACCAATTTCTGTTTACCATACACATGATACATGAAAGGTGTTGTTTACTGCAGATCGATCACAGTGGACTAATTGTTTACCAGTAATTGAAACAGGTTTTAGATGTGATATAACAGATGATGTATGAATATTTACCTTCAAGATAATTATGTGATTAAACAGCCACAGGTAGGAGAGAGCTATGCAGACTCCAGACTGTGGCTTCAGTTGATACAATGTTTGGATGTGTAGCAAAACAGAAATAAGTTGATACCAAAACACAGGAAAACCAAAATACaagttttatattgtataatttttcctgtaaaaaaaatcccaaaagtaatgcaattttaaaattttttaaatgcccCACTCCCACTGCCAAAAAGTGGAATGAGAACActacacatataaatataaactaaatGAGCATAAGGATGGATGGTGAACCTTTATGAAACAATTTgtacaaatgataaaaatttcaaaaatatgtacatgtaccatgaaTGATGTTAATTTGATGCTTTTGTCTATTAAGTTAAACGTGAAGTTTGATGTCTGGTAAGAAGCAATGAAGTCAGCATTGTCAATATATGCTGCCAGAAGATGAGCCACATCAGAATGAGTAGCTTATCTTACTGTCTCTTTTATCACCTCATTTGTCATTCAATATACAACAAATTCAGGAATttaaaagtaatacatgtattcaatttttaaatgtaaaactaAATTCACTTTCAAATGTTAAAAGGAAACTAAAATcatactaaaatattcaaaaaggTACTGATACTGGAAAGTGGAACTCAAGAGAATTTTAATAGTTTGCATTAATCCAGAGGCAGTGTACTGTATCAGTCATCGTCATCTGTATCACGGCTTCTAATGCTTCTCTTGGACTTTTTGAGAGACTTAAATGTCACTTTCTCTTCTTGCACTTTTTCTGTCTTTTCTTCCATCTTGTTATCTTCCTCTTCTCCTACACCAGCACTTATATCATCCTCTTTGGAATTCAGTAACTGGTTACTTATTTTTGAAGACACTGAACTTTTgccctttttattttcatttttcactggtTTCTTAAAGGTAAAGATTCCTTTTGAACATGATGTATTATCTGTATTTACTGCCTCAACTTTCATCTCACCTTCTCGCAATTTCCTACGCTCCTCCAAGAATGCAAAAGCTGCCTTTGTATTAGATGATTCAGTCATATCCTCATTATCAACATCCTCCAAGGAATATTTAGTCCACTTCTCTGGGTTCATTTTATAATCAGGAGTCCTTTGTCTCCTATTCCCTCTGCTGTTATAATAAGGATGCCCTCCTCTTCTTCCCACGAACTGCTTTGGCTGAAGTTCCCTCTGAATGCTGCTGGACCCTCTGTCAGCTGACCTGTCCTCTCCCCTATCACAGTGCTCCCTCCAAGGTGGGGGACCCCGGTCCCTGTGTTGTGCTCTATGCCTCAAAGGCCCACCTCCCTCTCTGTTTGAACCTCTGCCTAGCTGGGGAGTTTTGAAGGCTGAAGTTATCGTCTCTGTGTCCACATCCAGATGATCGGATTTCTGAATATCAACATCATCATCTGTTCGAAACTTTGTGTTTTCTTCATGCTTCTTTTCAAGTTTTTCCAGatttccaaaaatatctttACACTTGCTGGAAAACTGAATGTTGTTTTCCGTCTTTAGCTCAAAAGGAGTCTCTTTTTCAGTTGCTGACATAGTGGAAGGTATCTGGAAATATCATAGAGGTCTatcaaaacaaatacaaaaattatattatttggGAGTACTTTAAAGTGTGAACCTCTGAATCAGGTGTCAAATAAACATCTTCCATCAAatcaacataactatatatacatcattatttcattaatttattttgattgtataacagttatacatgtacttgtgtacATAATAAGTAAATATGCAAATGGATGATGCTTAGGCCGTTAGGGCTCttattttgtggaaaaaaaactCCGACAATAAGGTTAGTGTCATGTCAAATAGTGATGAATACAcgatttgttttgaacatacCGTTGCAGcgagaaaaaacccaaaatccGGATTGATGCAAGGTACGGTTTTCGTTATTATGTTCTTGAAAGAAGTTGTACATTTAGTTATTCGGAAACaatgatttttgtaaaaatacttGCTATTAAAACGttcttaaaacattaaataccttgcatcaattttttttgtacgaTATTAAAAggataaataaatagatataagGCATTAAAACCAGGCGACCCTTCACAATCGTGTATGAATAAACACAGTACAACTTAACTAAGACATCTTCCGCCGGCTTTGGTGCTTTGTTTttcgttgaaaatataaatcttcgagggttttctttttatcaacaCGATATTTAGTAAAAATGAGTGGTGGTGTTTATGGAGGAGGTAAGTCagattcaaaatgttttgattttctaTTGTGTGTTTAAAGCATTTTTGGAGAAAGTAGACTTTCACTTCTCAGAAATATTCtgcataaaaagtaaaaattatatgattcttgtattttttgttaatgCTACAAAGATAGCAGCTGCATcaaatgtgttaaacataaaatattatgtCGGCAACATaaaagttttagaaatttttgtgATTAACATGATATGTTAATATTCACTAAGGAGTGAAATAGTGTACAGTAGAGACACCCATCAGACGGGTGATACTAAAACAAGTCCCACAGAGAAAACAAGTCCCACGTAAGTCCCACATAAGTCCCACGGCAAATGCAGCTATATATCGATATAATTATGATTGATTGTgattaaatgtgataaaataatcataattaacacaacaaaatatttttataagcttttattACGGATTTATCGACGAAAAATCAAAGATGTTGGTAAAGGTAGATAACTCGTACGTAGAATTCATACGGCAGCAGAAGAAATCTGTACACCCGCCGTTTATTGATGgataattcaaattttctttcacaaaataaaatctaatagcaataaaaaaaatgactttatatTCATCAAATAACACAAACTAAGTAAAAGTTGGGTAAGTAGACAACTCCTACGCAGAATGCATTCGCCGCCGAGAAAAGAGCACACCTG
This genomic window from Magallana gigas chromosome 5, xbMagGiga1.1, whole genome shotgun sequence contains:
- the LOC105348703 gene encoding uncharacterized protein, with product MSATEKETPFELKTENNIQFSSKCKDIFGNLEKLEKKHEENTKFRTDDDVDIQKSDHLDVDTETITSAFKTPQLGRGSNREGGGPLRHRAQHRDRGPPPWREHCDRGEDRSADRGSSSIQRELQPKQFVGRRGGHPYYNSRGNRRQRTPDYKMNPEKWTKYSLEDVDNEDMTESSNTKAAFAFLEERRKLREGEMKVEAVNTDNTSCSKGIFTFKKPVKNENKKGKSSVSSKISNQLLNSKEDDISAGVGEEEDNKMEEKTEKVQEEKVTFKSLKKSKRSIRSRDTDDDD